One window from the genome of Coturnix japonica isolate 7356 chromosome 21, Coturnix japonica 2.1, whole genome shotgun sequence encodes:
- the LOC107323293 gene encoding uncharacterized protein LOC107323293 yields MEPSEESGPALPNLTPRHRELVPTPCGPIKPCSELSFPVKIYFCVTILSLLSVIGLTIETLVRQTEEDFTISLIQLVGVVFCVYYVTRGILQENRQELIVFVLSILLVMFRSIINFTVLPVEQKPKLLARFILILLVGSFDVICAIILIQSQSMMAFRVGGALESLQSQYFMLNLCFSMLTFDLQAQLCLCILLISLHEITLLHNIISATGVLWACLKVTISIIAILKELKPLVWIFLCQNVPEVAFLIYLLYTVIKEWGRGNSYTLEAAFITGSCISVAIKSVLFWALIHVYRGFGQGLRERMFSSYGRIDS; encoded by the exons ATGGAGCCCAGCGAGGAGAG CGGCCCCGCGCTGCCCAACCTCACCCCGCGGCACCGGGAGCTCGTCCCCACGCCCTGCGGCCCC aTCAAACCTTGTTCAGAGCTGTCGTTTCCTGTGAAGATCTACTTCTGCGTGACTATTCTGTCTCTGCTCAGTGTCATAGGGCTGACCATAGAGACGCTCGTTCGACAGACCGAGGAAGATTTCACCATTTCTCTCATACAATTAGTTGGAGTCG tGTTCTGTGTGTACTATGTGACGAGAGGAATCCTGCAGGAGAACCGCCAGGAGCTCATCGTCTTTGTTCTTTCCATCCTGCTAGTGATGTTCCGATCCATTATCAATTTCACAGTTCTCCCTGTTGAACAAAAGCCAAAACTCCTG GCCCGCTTCATTCTGATCCTCTTGGTTGGCTCCTTTGATGTCATCTGTGCCATCATCCTTATTCAGAGTCAAAGCATGATGGCCTTTCGAGTGGGTGGTGCTCTAGAAAGCCTACAGTCACAATACTTCATGTTGAATCTCTGTTTTTCCATGCTGACCTTTGATCTTCAGGCACAG ctctgcttgtgTATTCTGCTGATAAGCCTCCATGAGATCACCCTTCTACACAACATCATTTCAGCAACAGGGGTTCTCTGGGCTTGCCTGAAAGTGACCATTAGCATAATTGCA attttaaaagaactgaaacCTCTAGTGTGGATTTTTCTGTGTCAGAATGTACCTGAAGTAGCTTTTCTCATCTACCTGCTTTACACG GTGATAAAAGAGTGGGGCAGAGGGAATTCTTACACTCTAGAGGCTGCCTTCATTACTGGCTCTTGCATTTCTGTTGCaataaaatctgttctgttttgggcATTGATTCACGTCTACCGTGGCTTTGGGCAAGGACTAAGAGAAAGAA
- the LOC107323290 gene encoding solute carrier family 35 member E2A-like, with amino-acid sequence MSTVTSAETPEEPNPPLLEEKPKGKSLFNLGSLFANRSEKFVIARSDSVPEENVLKITITETTVIESDLGIWNSHALIYLTLWFFFSFCTLFLNKYILSLLEGEPSMLGAVQMLSTTFIGCIKMFVPCCLYQHKTRISYPPNFIMIMLFVGLMRFATVVLGLVSLKNVAVSFAETVKSSAPIFTVIMSRMILGEYTGLLVNLSLIPVMGGLALCTATEISFNILGFSAALSTNIMDCLQNVFSKKLLSGDKYRFSAPELQFYTSAAAVVMLIPAWIFFMDVPVIGKSGRSFSYNQDVVVLLLIDGVLFHLQSVTAYALMGKISPVTFSVASTVKHALSIWLSIIVFGNKITSLSAIGTVLVTVGVLLYNKAKQHQQETIHSLAAAAPQPAPSTAEDTEPLISKDLKPYD; translated from the exons ATGTCGACTGTGACAAGTGCTGAGACACCAGAGGAACCTAATCCTCCTCTCCTTGAAGAAAAGCCAAAGGGAAAATCACTATTTAATTTGGGTTCGCTTTTTGCTAACAGGAGTGAAAAATTTGTAATTGCTAGGAGCGATAGTGTGCCAGAAGAGAACGTCCTGAAAATAACTATCACAGAGACTACGGTCATCGAGTCAGACTTGGGCATCTGGAACTCTCATGCTCTCATCTACCTCactttgtggtttttcttcagcttttgcactctttttcttaacaaataCATCCTTTCATTACTGGAAGGAGAGCCTAGCATGCTAG GTGCTGTTCAGATGCTGTCAACCACCTTTATTGGCTGTATCAAAATGTTTGTTCCATGCTGCTTGTACCAGCACAAAACACGCATCTCTTACCCACCCAATTTCATCATGATAATGCTGTTTGTTGGACTGATGAG ATTTGCAACAGTGGTCTTAGGGCTCGTCAGCTTGAAAAATGTGGCAGTTTCATTTGCAGAGACAGTTAAAAGCTCCGCAcctatttttactgttattatgTCTCGGATGATATTAGGGGAATACACTG gATTGCTGGTTAATCTCTCTCTCATTCCAGTTATGGGTGGGCTAGCTCTGTGTACAGCTACTGAAATCAGCTTCAACATTCTAGGTTTCTCAGCAGCTTTATCTACTAATATCATGGACTG TTTGCAGAATGTCTTTTCCAAAAAATTACTCAGTGGAGATAAATACAGATTTTC GGCCCCAGAGCTTCAGTTCTATACAAGCGCTGCTGCAGTGGTTATGCTTATTCCAGCTTGGATATTTTTCATG GATGTTCCAGTGATTGGGAAAAGCGGAAGGAGTTTTAGCTACAACCAAGATGTAGTTGTACTTCTCTTAATAGACGGAGTCTTGTTCCACCTGCAGAGTGTTACAGCCTATGCCCTGATGGGAAAAATTTCTCCTGTGACTTTCAG TGTTGCCAGTACTGTGAAGCACGCACTGTCAATCTGGCTCAGTATTATTGTGTTTGGTAACAAAATCACAAGCCTCTCAGCCATTGGGACTGTTCTAGTGACGGTGGGAGTTCTGCTTTATAACAAGGCAAAGCAGCATCAGCAAGAAACTATACACagcctggcagctgcagccccacagcctgcacCGAGTACAGCTGAAGATACTGAGCCACTGATTTCCAAGGATTTGAAACCATATGATTGA